In a single window of the Pontibacter russatus genome:
- a CDS encoding YsnF/AvaK domain-containing protein — MSHTVVGVFDNSREAQTAVQHLVSGGFTRDRIDVSPQTASNTAGYRDEDDDHDSIGDFFRSLFGTDDKSDHYSRYARNGSVVTVHATSAMEAGRAADIMDEYGAVNLDERASGYTAGAVGTAGAAATDTSRRDMDTASTDKSIPIIEENLHVGKREVETGGVRVRSRIIERPVEEHLRLREEHVEVERRPVNRPATEADMNSFKEGDISLTEHAEVPMVDKEARVVEEVRIRKDVEEHVEDIHETVRKTDVEVDKLNENELRNRRTPLDSDDDLTDEELRRRRAAGDPNRPHTL; from the coding sequence ATGTCACATACAGTAGTAGGAGTTTTCGATAATTCAAGGGAGGCGCAAACCGCCGTGCAGCACTTAGTATCAGGTGGTTTTACAAGAGACCGCATTGATGTGTCTCCGCAGACAGCCTCCAACACAGCAGGATATAGAGACGAGGATGACGACCACGACAGCATCGGAGATTTCTTCCGAAGCCTCTTCGGGACTGACGATAAGAGCGATCATTACTCCCGCTACGCCCGGAACGGCTCTGTGGTGACGGTGCATGCTACCTCCGCCATGGAGGCTGGGCGCGCCGCCGACATCATGGATGAGTATGGTGCCGTGAACCTGGACGAGCGCGCATCAGGCTATACCGCTGGTGCAGTGGGCACAGCAGGCGCCGCAGCCACCGACACCTCCAGGAGGGATATGGATACAGCCTCGACCGATAAATCCATTCCGATTATAGAGGAGAACCTGCACGTAGGCAAGCGCGAAGTGGAAACGGGCGGGGTGCGCGTGCGCAGCCGCATCATCGAGCGCCCGGTAGAGGAGCACCTGCGACTGCGCGAAGAGCATGTGGAGGTAGAGCGCAGACCCGTAAACCGTCCTGCCACTGAAGCTGACATGAACAGCTTTAAGGAAGGCGACATTTCCCTGACTGAACATGCCGAGGTGCCGATGGTGGACAAGGAAGCGCGTGTAGTGGAAGAGGTGCGCATCAGGAAAGACGTGGAAGAGCACGTGGAGGATATCCACGAAACTGTACGCAAGACTGACGTAGAGGTAGACAAGCTCAACGAAAACGAGCTGAGAAACCGCAGAACTCCCCTCGATTCAGATGATGACCTGACAGATGAGGAACTGAGAAGACGTAGGGCAGCGGGTGACCCGAACCGTCCGCACACGCTGTAG
- a CDS encoding 3-ketoacyl-ACP reductase, which yields MESLAGKVALVTGAGKGIGRAVAVALAAEGVHVGLLARTESQLKEVADEVTALGVRAAAVTANVADISEVKSGVAQAKQALGPIDILINNAGTAIFGKFLELEPDEWELNIQVNLMGVYYTTRAVLPDMIARSTGDIINISSTAGQRGAAMTSAYSASKFGVIGLTESLMQEVRKHNIRVSALTPSTVVTELAQSNNLISGDPERVMHPEDLAEFIIGQLKLNRRVFVKEAGLWSTNP from the coding sequence ATGGAGTCATTAGCAGGAAAAGTTGCGCTCGTCACGGGCGCAGGCAAAGGCATTGGCCGGGCCGTAGCCGTGGCATTGGCCGCAGAAGGCGTGCATGTGGGGCTGCTCGCCCGCACCGAAAGCCAGCTGAAAGAAGTTGCCGACGAGGTAACAGCCCTTGGTGTGCGTGCCGCCGCCGTCACTGCCAACGTGGCGGATATAAGTGAAGTGAAGAGCGGGGTAGCACAGGCAAAGCAGGCGTTAGGCCCAATCGACATTCTGATCAACAATGCCGGTACGGCCATATTCGGAAAGTTTCTGGAGTTGGAGCCGGACGAGTGGGAGTTGAACATACAGGTGAATCTGATGGGCGTTTACTATACAACCCGCGCCGTGCTGCCCGACATGATAGCGCGCTCCACCGGCGACATCATCAACATCTCTTCTACGGCCGGCCAACGTGGGGCGGCCATGACGAGCGCCTACAGCGCCTCCAAGTTCGGGGTCATCGGCCTGACGGAATCGCTAATGCAGGAAGTTCGGAAACACAACATCCGCGTCAGCGCGCTGACGCCCAGCACCGTGGTGACGGAACTGGCACAGAGCAACAACCTGATCAGCGGAGACCCCGAGCGTGTGATGCACCCGGAAGACCTGGCGGAGTTTATCATCGGCCAGCTGAAGCTGAACCGCCGCGTCTTCGTCAAGGAAGCTGGCCTGTGGTCAACCAATCCGTGA
- a CDS encoding prephenate dehydrogenase: MNISIIGLGLLGGSFALGLKARGAPVTIYGVDNNPKHAAQALSMHIADKILPLREAIAKADVVVLATPVNVILEQLPAVLDMLPEGAVLMDFGSTKEQLCQAVAAHPKRGQYVATHPIAGTEYSGPEAAFAALLEGKTMIICEREKSAPAALARVEQLCRMLDMQLRYMPAAEHDLHFAYVSHLSHISSFALGLTVLDKEKNEKNIFDMAGSGFSSTVRLAKSSPEMWGPIFSQNRKNVSEALAGYIAQLQQFKEAIDADREGQTKALMEKANEIRRILG; encoded by the coding sequence ATGAACATCAGCATTATTGGCCTTGGCCTTTTGGGAGGATCTTTTGCTTTGGGCCTGAAAGCCAGAGGCGCGCCCGTGACCATATATGGCGTTGACAACAACCCGAAGCACGCGGCGCAGGCGCTTTCCATGCATATAGCCGACAAGATACTGCCACTGCGGGAGGCCATTGCCAAAGCGGATGTAGTGGTGCTGGCAACGCCCGTAAACGTCATTCTGGAGCAACTGCCCGCAGTGCTGGATATGTTGCCGGAAGGTGCCGTGCTCATGGACTTCGGTTCAACAAAAGAACAGCTTTGCCAGGCGGTGGCGGCGCACCCGAAGCGCGGGCAGTATGTGGCCACCCACCCTATAGCCGGTACGGAGTACTCTGGCCCGGAGGCAGCCTTTGCGGCGCTGCTGGAGGGCAAGACCATGATCATCTGCGAGCGGGAAAAATCCGCCCCTGCCGCCCTGGCGCGGGTTGAGCAGCTTTGCCGCATGCTGGACATGCAACTGCGGTATATGCCCGCCGCCGAGCACGACCTGCACTTTGCCTACGTGTCGCACCTGAGCCACATCAGCTCCTTCGCCCTCGGACTGACCGTGCTGGACAAGGAAAAAAACGAGAAAAACATATTCGATATGGCGGGCAGCGGGTTCTCCTCCACCGTTCGGCTTGCCAAAAGCTCGCCCGAGATGTGGGGCCCGATTTTCAGCCAGAACCGAAAAAACGTGTCGGAGGCGCTGGCAGGATACATCGCGCAGCTGCAGCAGTTTAAGGAGGCCATTGATGCCGACCGCGAGGGGCAGACAAAAGCGCTGATGGAGAAAGCCAACGAGATAAGACGCATTCTGGGCTGA
- a CDS encoding aminotransferase class IV, with translation MSYLWHIIIYLNCLRLLLFNNHIVTDDELRLPLSNRAFQYNDGFFETIIIRQGRLRFWEAHEQRMQEAARALQLQLPPLFFSSELTERLLELATQQHALAHGRLKLKVWRAGAGLYTPETNNVDWLAAAQPTEAIYNLPLQVGVCRQTHTLYSPLSHFKGPNAPVYVQAGLEKKAHGKDDMLLLDRQSTVSEFTAANVFWIQGDALCTPPLETGCINGVLRRSILRWCLQQQVKVEECSATVEQLGRANVVFAANVTGIRAVGRLEESELPTQHPLLDRLQSSLLG, from the coding sequence TTGTCTTATCTTTGGCACATCATCATCTATTTAAACTGCCTCCGTTTGCTGCTCTTCAACAACCACATAGTAACCGACGACGAACTGCGGCTGCCGCTCTCCAACAGGGCTTTCCAGTACAACGACGGCTTCTTCGAGACAATCATCATCCGGCAGGGCAGGCTGCGTTTCTGGGAGGCGCACGAGCAGCGCATGCAGGAGGCGGCGCGGGCCTTACAACTGCAGCTGCCACCGCTGTTTTTTTCATCGGAATTAACGGAAAGGCTGCTGGAACTGGCAACGCAACAGCACGCGCTGGCGCATGGCAGGCTGAAACTGAAAGTCTGGCGTGCCGGTGCCGGTTTGTATACCCCCGAAACAAATAATGTAGACTGGCTGGCCGCGGCACAGCCCACTGAAGCCATATATAACTTGCCCCTGCAGGTGGGCGTGTGCCGGCAAACCCATACGCTCTACTCCCCTCTCTCCCACTTTAAAGGCCCCAATGCGCCCGTATATGTGCAGGCGGGGCTGGAGAAAAAAGCGCACGGCAAAGACGATATGCTCCTCCTCGACCGGCAGAGCACTGTTTCGGAGTTTACAGCTGCCAATGTGTTTTGGATACAGGGCGACGCTTTATGCACGCCGCCGTTGGAGACAGGCTGCATCAACGGCGTGCTGCGGCGCAGCATCCTCAGGTGGTGCCTACAGCAGCAGGTGAAAGTAGAAGAATGCAGCGCCACCGTCGAGCAGCTAGGCCGGGCAAACGTTGTGTTTGCCGCCAACGTCACCGGCATCAGAGCCGTTGGCCGCCTGGAAGAATCAGAACTCCCTACGCAGCACCCCCTGCTGGACCGCCTGCAAAGCAGCCTGCTTGGCTAA
- the msrA gene encoding peptide-methionine (S)-S-oxide reductase MsrA — MAYPKLYLLLPLFFLFASCSEASTERLSNSEAAAEQATLDTTGLARATFAGGCFWCTEAYFERLQGVEAVESGYSGGKKPNPTYEEVSAGATDYAEAVQVYYNPEEITYQQLLEVFFATHDPTTLNRQGPDYGKQYRSIVFYRTPEEERMVRAYVQQLEETGTYRNSIVTKIQPFRKFWEAEAYHQDYYRLNPNDPYVQSVARPKVLKFESAYSQLLKPEYRK, encoded by the coding sequence ATGGCTTACCCGAAACTATATCTTTTATTACCGCTCTTCTTTCTTTTCGCCTCCTGTTCGGAGGCCAGTACCGAGCGCCTGTCCAACAGTGAGGCAGCAGCGGAACAGGCGACACTGGACACAACGGGTTTGGCCAGGGCCACCTTTGCCGGGGGGTGTTTCTGGTGTACAGAGGCTTACTTTGAGCGCCTGCAGGGCGTGGAGGCGGTCGAGTCGGGCTATTCTGGCGGCAAGAAACCTAACCCGACTTACGAAGAAGTGAGCGCGGGCGCCACAGATTACGCGGAGGCGGTGCAGGTGTATTATAACCCGGAGGAGATCACGTATCAGCAGTTGCTGGAAGTGTTTTTCGCCACCCACGACCCCACCACGCTGAACAGGCAGGGCCCTGACTACGGAAAGCAGTACCGCTCCATCGTGTTTTACCGCACCCCGGAGGAGGAGCGGATGGTGCGGGCGTATGTGCAGCAACTGGAAGAGACAGGCACTTACCGCAACAGCATCGTGACGAAGATACAGCCCTTCAGAAAGTTCTGGGAGGCGGAAGCGTACCACCAGGATTACTACCGCCTAAACCCCAACGACCCCTATGTGCAGTCGGTGGCGCGGCCCAAGGTGCTGAAGTTCGAGTCTGCTTACAGTCAGCTGCTCAAGCCCGAATACAGGAAATGA
- a CDS encoding phage holin family protein, producing MMGFIVNLLVSAAVILLMSYALSSVHVKSFGTALWVAFLVGILNATIGWILRGIFNLVSFFLLEAIVSLIVTAIVIKLVDMLVSNFKVDGFLPALLIALATAIAVAAVGYLMGGSDGYAMLQHSIQHTALAFR from the coding sequence ATGATGGGATTCATTGTCAATCTACTCGTAAGCGCGGCCGTCATCTTGCTGATGTCCTATGCTTTGTCCAGTGTACATGTTAAAAGCTTTGGCACGGCCCTATGGGTGGCTTTTCTGGTGGGTATCCTGAACGCCACCATCGGCTGGATACTCCGGGGCATCTTCAACCTCGTGTCTTTCTTTCTGCTGGAGGCCATCGTCTCGCTGATCGTCACGGCCATTGTCATCAAGCTGGTGGACATGCTTGTCAGCAACTTTAAAGTGGATGGCTTCCTGCCAGCCCTGCTCATTGCCCTTGCAACAGCCATCGCCGTTGCCGCGGTAGGTTACCTGATGGGCGGAAGCGATGGCTATGCCATGTTGCAGCACAGCATTCAGCACACTGCCTTAGCCTTTAGGTAA
- a CDS encoding NADP-dependent glyceraldehyde-3-phosphate dehydrogenase — MSVTDFAATATEDQVKAIFVEESQIPQEYKLKQEIHQREYLSNGEMKQWEGAVHTVYSPVAVKTAEGYQRKVIGTYPVCTEKEAMASLEAAVAAYDNGRGQWPTMSVQDRIRCVEQFTHRMIEQKDLVVKLIMWEIGKSAADSVKEFDRTVEYIYATIDALKDVDRDSSRFVIEQGIVAQIRRSPLGVVLCMGPFNYPLNETFTTLIPALIMGNTLLFKPPKHGTLLHYPLLQAFKECFPKGVVNTIYGRGNAIVPALMQSGKVNVLTLIGSSKVADELKKLHPKVNRLRAILGLDAKNAAIVTENADVSLAVSETVLGALSFNGQRCTALKIIFVHRSKVDQFLEQLSEAVGRLKIGMPWEKGVALTPLPEPHKPAYLKELIDDAAAHGASVVNRGGGTAFESFVYPAILYPVTQDMKVYREEQFGPIIPVVPFDDLEEPIEYLIESTHGQQVSIFSNDAAEAASLIDPLVNQVSRVNINCQCQRGPDTFPFTGRKDSAEGTLSVVDALRSFSIRSLVATKLNENNKHLINEIVNEGNSNFLSTKYIF; from the coding sequence ATGAGTGTTACAGACTTTGCAGCTACTGCAACGGAAGACCAGGTCAAAGCCATATTTGTTGAGGAAAGCCAGATTCCGCAGGAATATAAACTGAAGCAGGAAATCCATCAGCGGGAATACCTGTCGAACGGGGAAATGAAGCAGTGGGAGGGAGCCGTACACACGGTTTACTCTCCGGTGGCTGTTAAAACAGCCGAAGGCTACCAGCGAAAGGTTATCGGAACCTACCCCGTGTGTACCGAAAAAGAGGCGATGGCGTCGCTGGAGGCGGCGGTGGCCGCTTATGACAACGGGCGCGGCCAGTGGCCCACCATGAGCGTGCAGGACAGGATACGCTGCGTAGAGCAGTTCACGCACAGAATGATTGAGCAGAAAGACCTTGTGGTGAAGCTCATCATGTGGGAAATCGGCAAGTCTGCCGCTGATTCTGTGAAGGAGTTCGACCGGACGGTAGAGTACATATACGCCACCATCGACGCGCTGAAAGACGTGGACCGCGACTCTTCGCGCTTCGTGATAGAGCAGGGGATCGTGGCGCAGATCCGGCGCTCGCCGCTGGGCGTGGTACTGTGCATGGGGCCGTTCAACTATCCGCTCAACGAAACTTTTACCACGCTGATACCCGCCCTGATCATGGGCAACACCCTGTTGTTCAAGCCACCCAAGCACGGCACGCTCCTGCATTACCCGCTGCTGCAGGCCTTTAAGGAGTGTTTCCCGAAGGGCGTGGTGAACACCATATATGGGCGTGGAAATGCCATCGTGCCTGCTCTGATGCAGTCAGGTAAGGTAAACGTGCTCACGCTGATTGGTTCCAGCAAAGTGGCTGACGAGTTGAAGAAGCTCCACCCGAAGGTGAACAGGCTGCGCGCCATCCTGGGGCTCGACGCCAAAAACGCGGCCATCGTCACAGAGAATGCTGACGTGAGCCTGGCGGTGTCAGAAACCGTGCTGGGGGCGCTTTCTTTCAACGGACAGCGCTGCACAGCCCTGAAAATCATATTTGTACACCGCTCCAAAGTCGACCAGTTTCTGGAGCAGCTGAGCGAGGCGGTAGGCAGATTGAAGATCGGGATGCCGTGGGAGAAGGGCGTGGCCCTGACGCCGCTGCCGGAGCCCCACAAGCCCGCTTACCTGAAAGAACTGATTGACGATGCGGCAGCGCACGGCGCCAGCGTGGTGAACAGAGGAGGGGGCACCGCTTTCGAATCGTTTGTATATCCGGCCATCCTGTACCCGGTGACGCAGGACATGAAAGTGTACCGCGAGGAGCAATTCGGGCCGATTATTCCGGTGGTGCCGTTCGATGACCTGGAAGAGCCGATTGAGTACCTGATAGAATCGACGCACGGGCAGCAGGTGAGCATTTTCAGCAACGACGCTGCCGAGGCGGCCTCGCTCATAGACCCGCTGGTGAACCAGGTGAGCCGCGTGAACATCAATTGCCAGTGCCAGCGCGGGCCGGACACATTCCCGTTTACAGGCCGCAAAGACAGCGCCGAGGGCACTTTGTCGGTGGTGGATGCGCTGCGCTCGTTCTCGATCCGGTCGTTGGTAGCCACCAAACTCAACGAGAACAACAAGCACCTGATCAACGAGATTGTGAACGAAGGGAATTCCAACTTCCTGAGCACGAAGTATATCTTCTAA
- a CDS encoding TFIIB-type zinc ribbon-containing protein, with the protein MKCPSCNETLLMSEKNGVEIDYCPKCRGIWLDRGELEKIMERSADHYSKKENYEADYKRYGYGENRGHDAYKKHPHKKKESFLSDFFDF; encoded by the coding sequence ATGAAATGCCCTTCCTGCAACGAAACGCTCCTGATGAGCGAGAAAAACGGAGTCGAGATCGATTATTGCCCCAAATGCCGTGGCATCTGGCTGGACCGCGGCGAGCTGGAGAAAATCATGGAGCGCTCCGCCGACCACTATTCAAAAAAAGAAAATTACGAAGCTGACTATAAACGCTATGGCTACGGCGAAAACCGTGGGCACGACGCGTACAAAAAGCACCCGCATAAGAAGAAGGAATCTTTCCTAAGCGATTTCTTTGACTTTTAA
- a CDS encoding SDR family NAD(P)-dependent oxidoreductase: MKTLENKVALVTGAGSGIGKAICLLYAAEGAKIIASDISEKGGNEVVEEIKSKGGQAVFVKGDTSKPDDSKAVVDQAVQQFGGLHVAVNNAGIGGPLGPVGEYPLDGWNKVIAINLSGVFYGMRYQIPAMVSAGGGSIVNMASILGKVGTKGSCAYVAAKHGVIGLTETAALEYATQGIRVNSIGPGYISTPLIEHSLDEAARNALVGLHPMGRLGTSEEVANLALWLNSDKASFVTGSYYNVDGGYLAQ, encoded by the coding sequence ATGAAAACATTAGAAAACAAAGTTGCCCTGGTTACCGGGGCTGGCTCAGGCATTGGGAAGGCCATATGTCTTTTATACGCCGCCGAGGGCGCTAAAATTATTGCATCCGACATTAGTGAGAAAGGCGGAAATGAAGTAGTGGAAGAAATTAAATCCAAAGGCGGGCAGGCGGTTTTTGTAAAGGGAGACACATCCAAACCCGATGACAGCAAAGCCGTTGTAGACCAGGCCGTGCAGCAATTTGGCGGCTTGCATGTTGCGGTGAACAATGCTGGCATTGGCGGGCCGCTTGGGCCTGTTGGCGAGTACCCTCTTGATGGTTGGAACAAGGTGATTGCCATTAATTTATCCGGCGTGTTTTATGGCATGCGTTATCAAATTCCGGCCATGGTTTCCGCTGGCGGCGGCAGCATTGTGAACATGGCTTCTATTCTGGGAAAAGTAGGCACCAAAGGCTCCTGTGCATATGTAGCCGCAAAGCACGGTGTGATCGGATTGACTGAAACCGCTGCACTGGAATATGCCACGCAAGGCATCCGGGTAAACTCTATCGGGCCGGGCTATATCTCTACGCCTTTGATCGAGCACTCTTTGGACGAGGCTGCCCGGAATGCATTGGTCGGTTTGCACCCCATGGGGCGATTAGGCACATCGGAAGAAGTCGCTAACCTGGCCCTGTGGCTTAATTCTGATAAAGCGTCGTTCGTTACAGGCTCGTATTATAATGTAGATGGCGGTTACCTGGCCCAATAG
- a CDS encoding tetratricopeptide repeat protein: protein MKKILLTALAAACFSVASAQNSAVNSAILNHKNGTLDKAQTDINQAIEHKKTKDKAKTWFYRGVIYQDMIGNPIYGKMVDDTYPTIVLESYDKTIELDGKDGEFGKQVPERKQQLYGQVLNQAVEFHNNQDWQNAIDKYKLASKINPADTTAVLYAAYAATANKDYPAAVAFYDQLIGMGHKTEDVYKNKIQLLQATEASDEEIMKTLAAGLEEHPNSVYMMQEELRYYLKNDRGEEAMQKLDKAIAADPNNASLLAVKGNLLERKNDIEGATATYQKAIDVDPNNFDANYNLGVLHFNKGAEVNNKAAKLDYATYQKKGKALEAEAKKHYQAALPYFEKALEIQPKDQATMQNLMKLYTRLDRKTDADKISAMMNE from the coding sequence ATGAAAAAAATACTTTTAACAGCCCTGGCTGCCGCATGCTTTTCGGTAGCCAGTGCACAGAACTCAGCTGTGAACAGCGCCATTCTGAACCACAAGAACGGGACGCTGGACAAAGCACAGACTGATATAAACCAGGCCATTGAGCACAAGAAAACCAAAGACAAGGCGAAAACCTGGTTTTACCGCGGCGTGATTTACCAGGATATGATCGGGAACCCTATCTACGGTAAAATGGTCGACGACACGTATCCCACCATTGTGCTGGAGTCTTATGACAAAACGATTGAACTGGACGGCAAGGACGGCGAGTTTGGCAAGCAGGTGCCGGAGCGCAAGCAGCAGCTATATGGGCAGGTGCTGAACCAGGCCGTGGAGTTCCACAACAACCAGGACTGGCAGAACGCGATTGATAAATACAAGCTTGCCAGTAAAATTAACCCTGCGGACACGACGGCGGTGCTGTACGCGGCCTATGCGGCAACAGCCAACAAGGATTACCCGGCTGCCGTCGCTTTTTACGATCAGCTGATCGGAATGGGCCACAAGACGGAGGATGTCTACAAAAACAAAATCCAGCTGCTGCAGGCTACAGAAGCCAGCGATGAGGAAATAATGAAGACGCTGGCCGCCGGACTGGAAGAGCACCCGAACAGCGTATACATGATGCAGGAGGAGCTGCGCTACTACCTGAAGAACGACCGTGGCGAAGAGGCGATGCAGAAGCTTGACAAAGCCATTGCAGCTGACCCGAACAATGCCAGCCTGCTGGCCGTGAAGGGCAACCTGCTGGAGCGCAAGAACGACATTGAGGGCGCCACAGCCACGTACCAGAAAGCCATAGACGTGGACCCCAACAACTTCGATGCTAATTACAACCTGGGCGTGCTGCACTTCAACAAAGGCGCCGAGGTGAACAACAAGGCCGCCAAGCTGGACTATGCCACATACCAGAAGAAAGGCAAGGCGCTGGAGGCGGAGGCCAAGAAGCATTACCAGGCGGCGTTGCCATACTTTGAGAAGGCTTTGGAGATACAGCCGAAAGACCAGGCAACCATGCAAAACCTGATGAAGCTATATACCCGTTTGGACCGCAAAACAGACGCTGACAAAATCAGCGCGATGATGAACGAGTAG
- the gyrA gene encoding DNA gyrase subunit A, with protein sequence MIEGERIIPINIEDEMRGAYIDYSMSVIISRALPDVRDGLKPVHRRVLYGMSELGVSYNKAYKKSARIVGEVLGKYHPHGDSSVYETMVRMAQEWSLRYPLVDGQGNYGSIDGDSPAAMRYTEARLKRIADELMADLDKNTVDFVPNFDDSLKEPSVMPAKFPNLLVNGTSGIAVGMATNLAPHNLTEVINGVIAYIDDREISIPELMQYITAPDFPTGGIIHGYDGIKSAFETGRGRILMRGRANFEVLPSGKEQIIVTEIPYMVNKATLIEKTAALVNEKKIEGISDLRDESDRDGLRIVYDLKRDAIPNVVLNNLYKYTALQSSFGVNNVALVKGRPMTLNLKELIQYFVEHRHEVVIRRTQYELDEAKKRAHILEGLLIALDNLDEVITLIRSSRDPEIARNGLMERFGLSEVQARAILDMRLQRLTGLERDKIQQEYQELMKHIDYLTSVLNNEDLRMQIIKDELAEIRDRYGDGRRTSIEASTGDINYEDMIPEENMVITISHEGYIKRTSLNEYRSQSRGGIGSRGVAASKENDFTEHLFIANTHHHMLFFTEFGRVFWLKVYELPEGGKTAKGRAIQNLIQIEKEDTVRAVLNVHDLKNQDYALNHNLVFITEQGTIKKTVLEAYSRPRTNGINAISINEGDRLLDVQLTNGSSEIIIALESGRAIRFNESHVRAMGRNAAGVRAVTLGGPNDKVVGMVCVENDGTELLVVSENGFGKRSLLDEYRITNRGGKGVKTMNVTDKTGKLVAIKGVVDTDDLMIINRSGITIRLRVADIRVIGRATQGVRLIKLNEHDSISSVAKVEMDHEEEVEAAVLEQSALAPDETLQPDDMIDPETTEEEV encoded by the coding sequence ATGATCGAAGGCGAAAGAATCATACCGATCAACATTGAAGACGAGATGCGCGGTGCGTATATCGACTATTCGATGTCCGTCATCATTTCACGAGCCTTGCCTGATGTTCGGGACGGACTGAAGCCGGTACACCGCCGCGTGCTGTACGGAATGTCCGAGCTGGGGGTATCCTATAACAAAGCCTATAAAAAATCAGCCCGAATAGTGGGGGAGGTGCTGGGCAAGTATCACCCGCACGGCGACTCCTCGGTATACGAAACGATGGTGCGCATGGCCCAGGAGTGGTCGCTGCGCTACCCGCTGGTGGACGGCCAGGGAAACTACGGCTCCATCGACGGCGACTCTCCGGCGGCGATGCGCTACACCGAGGCGCGCCTCAAGCGCATCGCCGACGAGCTGATGGCTGACCTCGACAAGAACACGGTGGATTTCGTGCCGAACTTCGACGACTCGCTGAAGGAGCCGAGCGTGATGCCTGCTAAGTTCCCGAACCTGCTGGTGAACGGCACCTCCGGCATCGCGGTGGGGATGGCCACCAACTTGGCGCCCCATAACCTGACGGAGGTCATCAACGGCGTCATCGCCTATATTGACGACCGGGAGATTTCCATTCCGGAGCTCATGCAGTACATCACGGCCCCGGATTTCCCGACGGGCGGCATCATCCACGGCTACGACGGCATCAAATCGGCTTTCGAGACGGGGCGCGGGCGCATACTCATGCGGGGGCGCGCCAACTTCGAGGTGCTGCCATCCGGCAAGGAGCAGATCATCGTGACCGAGATACCCTATATGGTGAACAAGGCCACGCTGATTGAAAAGACGGCGGCCCTGGTGAACGAGAAGAAGATTGAGGGCATCTCTGACCTGCGCGATGAGTCCGACCGCGACGGTCTGCGCATCGTGTACGATCTGAAGCGCGACGCCATCCCGAACGTGGTGCTCAACAACCTCTACAAATACACGGCGCTGCAGTCCTCTTTTGGCGTGAACAACGTGGCCCTGGTGAAAGGCCGCCCGATGACGCTGAACCTGAAGGAGCTTATCCAGTACTTCGTGGAGCACCGGCATGAGGTGGTTATCCGCCGCACGCAGTATGAGCTTGACGAAGCTAAAAAGCGTGCCCATATACTGGAGGGCCTGCTCATCGCGCTGGATAACCTGGACGAGGTGATCACCCTGATCCGTTCCTCACGTGACCCGGAGATTGCCCGCAACGGTTTGATGGAGCGCTTCGGCCTTTCTGAGGTCCAGGCTCGCGCTATACTGGACATGCGTCTGCAGCGCCTCACCGGCCTGGAGCGCGACAAGATACAGCAGGAGTACCAGGAGCTCATGAAGCACATCGACTACCTCACTTCTGTGCTGAACAACGAGGACCTGCGCATGCAGATCATCAAAGACGAACTGGCGGAGATACGCGATCGTTACGGCGACGGCCGCCGCACCAGCATCGAAGCCAGCACCGGCGACATCAACTACGAGGACATGATCCCGGAGGAGAACATGGTGATCACCATCTCGCACGAAGGTTACATCAAGCGCACCTCCCTGAACGAGTACCGCAGCCAGAGCCGGGGGGGCATCGGTTCCAGGGGCGTGGCCGCCTCCAAGGAGAACGACTTCACCGAGCACCTGTTCATCGCCAACACGCACCACCACATGCTGTTCTTCACGGAGTTTGGCCGCGTGTTCTGGCTGAAGGTGTATGAGCTGCCGGAAGGAGGGAAGACGGCCAAGGGCCGTGCCATCCAGAACCTGATCCAGATTGAGAAGGAAGACACTGTGCGCGCAGTGCTGAATGTGCATGATCTGAAGAACCAGGACTACGCACTCAACCACAACCTTGTCTTCATCACCGAGCAGGGCACTATCAAGAAGACCGTGCTGGAGGCTTATTCGCGGCCGCGCACCAACGGCATCAACGCCATCTCCATCAACGAAGGCGACCGCCTGCTGGATGTGCAGCTGACCAACGGCAGCAGCGAAATCATCATCGCGCTGGAGTCTGGCAGGGCCATCCGCTTCAACGAGAGCCACGTGCGGGCCATGGGCCGCAACGCTGCCGGGGTGCGCGCCGTAACACTCGGCGGGCCCAACGACAAAGTGGTTGGTATGGTTTGTGTAGAGAACGACGGCACAGAGCTGCTTGTGGTGTCGGAGAACGGATTCGGAAAGCGCTCGCTCCTGGATGAGTACCGCATCACGAACCGGGGGGGAAAGGGCGTGAAAACCATGAACGTGACCGACAAGACCGGCAAACTGGTGGCCATCAAAGGGGTGGTAGACACCGACGACCTGATGATTATCAACCGCTCGGGCATCACGATCAGGCTGCGCGTGGCAGACATCCGGGTGATTGGCCGCGCCACACAGGGAGTTCGCCTGATCAAACTGAACGAGCACGACAGCATCTCGTCGGTGGCGAAAGTGGAGATGGATCACGAGGAGGAAGTAGAGGCGGCCGTGCTGGAGCAGTCTGCGCTGGCACCGGACGAAACGCTACAGCCGGATGATATGATCGACCCGGAAACCACTGAAGAGGAGGTATAA